Below is a window of Streptomyces sp. WMMB303 DNA.
CGATCTGGGCGCTGCCGTACTCCAGGTCGTACGCCTGGGAGAGGGTGGCGCCGGGGAGCTTGCCGGACTTGCGCACCGGGACGAAACCGATGCCCGACCGGACGGCGGCGGGGGCGCCGAGGATGAACCCGCGCGCCTCGAGGCCGACGATCTTCGTCGCCCGGTGCCGCTCGGCGAGCCCGGCGAACGCGTCCGTGAGGACGGCGAACGCGCGGGCGTCGGCGAGCAGCGGGGTGATGTCCTTGAACATCACCCCGGGCTTGGGGTAGTCGGGCACGTCGTGGATCCGGCTGGTCAGCAGCTCCCGCACCTCGGCGGGATCCGGCAGGGCCGGCGAGGCAGGCGAGGAATCCGTGGCACTCATCGGCTCACCTGCGCTTTCCGGACGGCCTGCCGCGGCCTCGGCCGCGGGAGGCCGGCTGACGGCGCTGGCCCCCGACGCCCGCACCGGCCGCGGCCGGACCGCCACCGCGGCCGTTGTCCACGGAGACCGGCGGGCGGACGCCGCCCCCGCCTCCGCCGTCGCCCGGCTCGCCGCCCGGGTCATCGCCCTGCTCGTCGTCCGGCTCGTTCGCCTCGCGCTCGGCGGCCTTGAGGCGCTTGTTCCGCACGCGCTTCGCGAGGGCCTTCATCTCGGGCTGGCGCTCCTTGAAGTCGGCCACCAGCGGAGTCGCGATGAAGATCGAGGAGTAGGCGCCGGCGGCCAGACCGACGAACAGCGAGAGCGCGATGTCGTTGAGCATGCCGCCGCCGAGCATGCCGCCGCCGATGAACAGCAGGCCGGCCACCGGCAGCAGCGCGACGACGGTGGTGTTGATGGAGCGCACCAGCGTGCCGTTGATGCTGCGGTTGGCGATCTCGCTGTAGGTGTACTTGGTCTGCTTGGTGACGTTCTTGCTGCTCTCGCGCAGACCGTCGAAGACCACGACCGTGTCGTAGAGCGAATATCCGAGAATCGTCAGCAGGCCGATCACCGTGCCCGGTGTGACCTCGAACCCGACGAGCGAGTAGACGCCGACGGTGATCGTGATGTCGTGGATCAGCGCGATGAGCGCGGCGAGCGCCATCCGCCACTCGAAGGCGATGGCCAGATAGATCACCACCAGGATCATGAAGATCCCGAGCCCCTGCCACGCCTTGTTGGCGATCTGCTCGCCCCAGCTGGGGCCGACGAGCTGCGCGTCGATCTTCTCCGGGTCGACCTTCAGCTCCTCGGCCAGCTCCTCCTTGACCTTGGTGGAGGTCTTGGTGTCGACGGTGGCGACCTGCACGCGCTTACCGCCGTCACCCAGCTCCTGGACGATGGCCGTGTGCCCGGAGACCCGCTCGGCGGCCTCCGTGGTCTGCTGCACGGAGGCCGAGGTCTTGGGCGTGGTGAAGACGGCACCGCCCTCGAACTCGATCCCCATGTTCAGGCCGCGGACGACGAGCCCGACGATGGCCGTGATGGTGATCAGGATCGAGAGGCCGTACCAGAGCTTGCGGTGCCCGACGAAGTCGTAGCCGACCTCACCGCGGTACAGCCGGGCGCCGAGAGTGCCGAGACGGGACACCTCAGACCTCCTTCGGGTCGGTGCTGACGGTGCTGCGGCCGCGCCGCAGCGGGGGCCGGGCTCCGAGCCGCTTGGGGTCGAGACCGGACCAGGGGTGCCCGTCGGAGAAGAACGGCTTGCGGGCGAGCAGCGTCATGATCGGCTTGGTGAAGAAGAAGACGACGACGACGTCGAGCGCGGTGGTCAGACCGAGGGTGAAGGCGAAGCCCTGCACCTTCCCGACCGAGACGATGAACAGGACTGCCGCGGCCAGGAACGAGACGAAGTCGGAGACCAGGATGGTGCGGCGGGCGCGCGGCCAGGCGCGCTCGACCGCGGGCCGCAGCGTGCGGCCCTCCCGTACCTCGTCCCTGATGCGTTCGAAGTAGACGATGAACGAGTCGGCCGTGATGCCGATGGCGACGATGGCGCCGCAGACCGCCGGGAGGTTGAGCGCGAAGCTCATCGCCGGGCCCAGCAGCGTCATGATCGAGTACGTCATGGCCGCCGAGACGAGCAGGCTGAGGATGGCGATCAGCGAGAGGCCGCGGTAGTAGGCGACGAGGTAGACGATCACCAGCGCGAGCCCGATGGCGCCCGCGATGAGGCCCGCCTTGAGCTGGTCGCTGCCGAGCGCCGCGGTCACCGTGGTGACGTCCGACTCCTCGAAGGAGAGCGGAAGCGCACCGTAGGAGAGGATGTTGCCCAGCTCCTCGGCGGACTCCTGGGTGAAGCTGCCGGAGATCTCCGCGTTGTTCGTCAGCTTCTGGTTGACGGTCGGGGCCGACTGGACCTGGCCGTCGAGCGCGATGGCGAACTGGTTCTGCGGCTGCGGCTTCTTCATCAGCTCGCCGGTGATCTCACCGAACTGGTCGGAGCCCTTGTCGCTGAACGACATCTGGACGATCCACTGGCCGCGCTGCTGGTCGAAGACGGCCTTGGCCTTGCTGACGTTCTTGCCCTGCACGGCGACCGGTCCGAGCGCGTACTTGATCGGGTCGTTGGCGTCGCAGGCGACGATCGGCTCGGAGCCCTTGGTGCTCGCGGCCTTCTCGCTGGCCTTGGCGCGGGCCTCCTTCGTGGTGCAGTCGAGCGCGTTCAGCTGCTTGGCCAGCGCGGCCGGGACGCCGGGCTGCTGAGGCTGCTGGGGCGGCGCCGTGGGCTTCGGGCTCTTCTTGCCGCCGGACTCGCTCGCCGAGGGGGTGGGGCTCTTGTCCGTCGTGGCGGTCTTGGCCGTCAGCCCCTCGGTCACGGCCCGGCCCTGGCCGGGAGAGTCGGAGGAGTGGGAGGAGGGGTTCGCCTGGTCGCCCTGCTCCTTCTCGTCCTTCTGGTCCTTCTGGTCCTGGCTCTTGTCCTGCTTGCCGGAGCCGGAGGGCGAGGGAGACGAGGAGGGCTGGGGCTGCCGGGACTTGCCGACCTGGGCCAGCGTCAGCACGGGCCGGAACGCGAGCTGCGCCGTGGTGCCCACCTGCTCGCGCGCCTGCTTGGAGTTGGTGCCCTTGGGGATGTTGACGATGATGTGCCGGTCGCCCTGGGTCTGGACCTCGGCCTCCGTCACACCGAGACCGTTGACGCGCCGCTCGATGATGCCGACGGCGGTGTTCATGTTGGTCTTGTTGATCGCGTTGGGCTTGCCCGGCTGGTTCTTCGCCTCAAGGGTGATGCTGGTGCCACCCGCCAGGTCGATGCCCAGTCGGGGCGTCTTGTGGCCCGAGGCGAACATCCCCGCGACCAGCCCGGCCGTGATCACCAGAATCAGCCCTAGGGAGCGCCATGGCCTCCCCTTGGCGCCGGAGGCCCTGCGACCCCTTTTCGGTGCTGCCACCTTCTCGTCTCTCCCTGTCCAACCGCCCGTGCCGCCCCGCGAGTTCGGCCGGGCGCGGCACAGCGGCGCGCGAAGTGGTCTGTGGACGTGCTACGCCGCCGGACCCGGTCCTCTCCCCCAGCCCGGCGGCGCTGACCTTACTTGGAGTCGGCGTCCTCGTCCCGCTTGGCTTCCTCGGCCTCGGCGGTGTCGGCCTTCGCCGCGTCCGCGCCCTTCGGCTCGTCGGACGCGTCGGCGGACTCCTCGCCCTCCTGCTTCCCGGCCTCCCCGGCGGCGTCGCCGTCGGCGTCCTTCTTCCGCAGGTCGGGCTTCGCGTCGGAGGAGGCGTCGTCCTCGTCCCGGGTGAGCGAGGACGCGTCGTCCGGGACGACGGTGTCGACGTCGAACTCCTCGCCCTCGGGACCGTTCGTGATGCGGTCGAACTCCTCGTCGGAGAGCACGGCGCCGATGGCGTTCTTGGCGAAGAGCGCGTGCGTACCGGGCTCGATCTCCACGAGGACGCTGTCCTCACGGATCTCCTTGACGACGGCGTACATGCCCCCGATGGTGCGGATGCCCGTGCCAGGCTGCATCTGGTCACGCATCTCAGCGGCCTGACGCTGCTTCTTCTTGGCGGAGCGAGTCATCAGGAACATGGCCCCGATGATCACAATGAACGGGAGGAGAGCAATAGGATCCACGGCGGAAGATATTCCTTCGCATGGCCGCGTCTCAGCGGCCTGGGTATTCGGGGTGGGCAAGCCTCCGCGAGGGAGGGCGTCGGCGGAGTCTAAGCGAGCCTTCGCCGATGGAACAACGTCAAGCATGGCACCGAGGTTCCCTGCCCGACGAGTCTCCGCGCCGTCACGCTCCGAACAGGCCCTGTTGTCCCGGCCCTCCGGAGACCGGCCCCGAGGACTGCTGGGGCGGGGTGAGACCCAGGTGAGCCCATGCGGCCGGAGTGGCCACGCGGCCACGCGGAGTGCGGGCCAGCAGCCCCTCGCGCACGAGGAACGGCTCAGCCACTTCCTCCACTGTCTCACGCTCCTCGCCGACCGCGACGGCGAGCGTGGAGAGGCCGACGGGACCGCCTCCGAACAGCTTCAGCAGCGAGCCGAGCACGGCGCGGTCGAGCCGGTCGAGACCGCGCCCGTCCACCTCGTAGACCTCCAGCGCGGCGCCGGCCACCTCACGGGTGATGACGCCGTCCGCCTTGACCTGTGCGTAGTCCCGCACTCTGCGCAACAACCGGTTGGCGATCCGCGGCGTGCCCCGGGAGCGCCCGGCGATCTCGACCGCGCCCTCCGGGTCCGTACGCACCTCCAGCAGCTCGGCGGAGCGGTGTACGACCTGCTCCAGCTCGGCCGGCTCGTAGAACTCCATGTGCGCCGTGAAGCCGAAGCGGTCCCGCAGCGGCGGCGGCAGCAGCCCGGCCCGGGTGGTGGCGCCGACAAGCGTGAAGGGCGGCAGCTCCAGCGGGATGGCCGTCGCACCGGGCCCCTTGCCGACGATCACGTCGACCCGGAAGTCCTCCATGGCCATGTAGAGCATCTCCTCGGCCGGACGGGACATCCGGTGGATCTCGTCCAGGAAGAGCACCTCGCCCTCCTGGAGGGAGGAGAGGATCGCCGCGAGATCGCCCGCGTGCTGGATGGCCGGGCCGGAGGTGATGCGGATGGGGGCGCCCATCTCCGCCGCGATGATCATCGACAGCGTGGTCTTGCCGAGACCGGGCGCGCCGGACAGCAGGACGTGATCGGCGGTGCACCCGCGGGCGCGCGCGGCGCGCAACACCAGATCGAGCTGCTCGCGCACCTTGGGCTGCCCGATGAACTCGCCCAACTGCTTGGGTCGCAGCGCGGCTTCGACCGCCTGCTCGTCACCGTCGACCTCGGCGTCGACGAGCCGTTCCTCGGAGCTCATCGCGTCACCGTGCCCGGTTCAGGGACTGCAGGGCGGCCTTCAGCAGCACACCGACCTGGGGCTCGGCCCCCTTCGCGACCACCGCCTCGGCCTGCGGCGCGACGGCCGTGACGGCTTCCTCCGCCTCCTTGGCGGCGTACCCCAGCCCGACCAGCGCCGCGTGCAGTTGCTCCTGCCAGCCGGCGGCGGCCCCGGCCGCGGCGCGCGAGGCGGGCACCGCGCCCAGCGGCGCTCCGAGCCGGTCCTTCAGCTCCAGCAGCAACTTCTGCGCGCCCTTCTTCCCGATCCCCGGCACGGCGGTCAGCGTTTTCTCGTCCCCGCCGGAGACGGCCAGCCGCAGCGCGTCGGGGCTGTGCACCGCGAGCATCGCCTGGGCGAGCCGGGGCCCCACCCCGCTGGCGGTCTGCAGCAGTTCGAAGGTCTGCCGCTCGTCCTCGTCGGCGAACCCGTAGAGGGTCAGCGAGTCCTCCCGCACGACCAGCGAGGTGGCGAGCCTGGCCTGCTCGCCGGTGCGCAGCCCGGCGAGGGTGCCGGGGGTGCACTGGACCGCCATGCCGACCCCGCCGACCTCGATCACGGCGGAGTCGGGGCCGAGCGCGGCGACGGGTCCCGAGACGGAGGCGATCATCGGACTGTGCCTTTCGTGCGGTGCTGCGGACTGCCGGACTGCGGACGGCGGGCGCGTGCGGAAGGGGCCTGCAGCCGGGCGGCGAGCGCCTGCTGCAGCCGGTTCTGCGCGGGGCCCCGCCAGATGTGGCAGACCGCGAGGGCCAGCGCGTCCGCCGCGTCGGCGGGCTTCGGCGCGGCGGAGAGCCCCAGCAGGCGCGTCACCATCGCCCCGACCTGGGTCTTGTCGGCCCGCCCCGAGCCGGTCACCGCGGCCTTGACCTCGCTGGGCGTGTGCAGCGTCACGGGCAGCCCGCGCCGGGCCGCGCACAGCATGGCAACAGCGCTGGCCTGCGCGGTGCCCATGACCGTGCGGACGTTGTGCTGGCTGAACACCCGCTCCACGGCGACCGCTTCGGGGCGGAGCTCCTCCAGCCACTCCTCCAGCCCGCGCTCGATCAGCACCAGCCGGTCGGGGATCTCCGCCTCGGCGGGCGTGCGGACCACGCCGACACCCGCCATGGTCAGCCGCCGCCCGGCCTCACCGTCGACCACGCCGACACCGCAGCGGGTCAGCCCGGGATCGACCCCCAGCACACGCAATGCCCTCCCCCTCTCCGCACGCCCTGCGCAATCGTCCTTGTGTTCCCGCAGGTTATCGGGAAGCACCGACAGAACGCAGAACCGACGGCCCGGCGGAGGTGTCTCCGCCGGGCCGTCCGGAGCCGTTGCCGACGACCGTGGCGCGCCACCCGCGGGGCAGGCCGCTCCCGCAGCGCGGGATTCACCGCACGGGCGGGAGCACCGTGGTGTCGTCGCCCCGCGCACGCGGCAGCACCGTGTCGCCGCTTACGCGGCAGCACCGTGTCGCCGCTTACGCGTCGACCTTCGCCATCACATCGTCAGGCACGTCGAAGTTGGCGAAGACGTTCTGCACGTCGTCGCTGTCGTCCAGCGCGTCAATCAGCTTGAAGATCTTGCGTGCGCCCTCCTCGTCCAGCTCGACCTGCATGCTGGGGACGAAGCTGGCCTCGGCGGAGTCGTAGTCCATCCCGGCCTCGACGAGCGCGGTGCGCACCGCGACCAGGTCCGTGGCCTCGCTGATCACCTCGAAGTTCTCACCGAGGTCGTTGACCTCCTCGACCCCCGCCTCCAGGACGGCGGCGAGGACGTCGTCCTCGGAGCGGTCGCCCTTCGGGACGATGACGACGCCCTTGCGGTTGAACAGGTAGGAGACCGAACCCGGGTCGGCCATGGAGCCGCCGTTGCGGGTCATGGCGACCCGGACGTCGGACGCCGCGCGGTTGCGGTTGTCGGTCAGGCACTCGATCAGCACGGCGACACCGTTGGGACCGTAGCCCTCGTACATGATCGTCTCGTACTCGGCGCCGCCCGCCTCCAGGCCCGCGCCGCGCTTGACCGCGCTGTCGATGTTCTTGTTGGGGACCGACTGCTTCTTCGCCTTCTGGATGGCGTCGTAGAGGGTCGGATTGCCCTCCACGTCAGCACCGCCCATCCGGGCCGCGACCTCGATGTTCTTGATCAGCTTCGCGAAGAGCTTGCCGCGCTTGGCATCGATCACGGCCTTCTTGTGCTTGGTGGTAGCCCACTTAGAGTGGCCGGACACAGCCTCGCTCCTTCACAGTCCCAACTACTTCTCGACGCGGAGATCCTACCGCCAGCCACTCAGTGTGCCGACCGCACCATCTCCGTGAACAGCGCGTGCACCCGCTGGTCACCGGTGAGCTCCGGATGGAAGGCGGTGGCCAGCAGATGGCGCTGCCGGACGGCCACCGGGTGACCGTCGTAGGAGGCCAGCGTCTCAGCCGCCGCCCCCGTCGACTCCACCCAGGGGGCGCGGATGAAGACCCCCTCGACCGGGCCGCCGGGTACGGCCGGCATGTCGACCGCCGCCTCGAAGGACTCGTTCTGGCGCCCGAAAGCGTTACGTCGGACGATCATGTCGATGCCGCCGACAGTCTCCTGCCCGGAGCGGGGGTCGAGAATCTTGTCCGCGAGCATGATCATTCCGGCGCAGGAGCCGTAGGCGGGCATCCCCCGGGACACCCGCTCGCGCAACGGCTCCATGAGGCCGAACGTGACCGCGAGCTTGCTGATCGTGGTCGATTCGCCGCCCGGGATGACCAGGCCGTCGACGGCGGCGAGTTCCTCGGGGCGCCGGACCTGCACAGGGTCGGCACCCGACGCCCGGAGGGCGGCGAGATGCTCGCGGACGTCGCCCTGCAGGGCGAGCACGCCGATGGTCGGCGCTGACACGGTCACGGTGCGGTCCTTCTTCGTCGCTGGGCTGTTCACCGGGCGCGGCCCGGTCCTCGGGCGGTCGGCCGGGCGCCGCACCGGTGGGCACTGCAGCCTCCCGGCGCGGCGCCGGGCGGGTCACCAGCCGCGGCTGGCGTAGCGCTCCGTCTCCGGCAGGGTGTCGCAGTTGATGCCGACCATGGCCTCGCCCAGGCCCCGGGAGGCATCGGCGACGATCTTGGGGTCGTCGTAGAACGTGGTGGCCTTCACGATGGCCGCTGCGCGCTTGGCCGGGTCGCCGGACTTGAAGATCCCGGAGCCGACGAAGACGCCCTCGGCACCGAGCTGCCGCATCAGCGCCGCGTCGGCCGGGGTGGCGACACCGCCCGCCGAGAAGAGCACGACCGGCAGCTTACCCGCCACCGAGACCTCCTTGACCAGCTCGAACGGCGCCCGCAGCTCCTTGGCGGCCGCGTAGAGCTCGTTGTCGTCCAGCACGGTCAGCTTGCCGATCTCGTTCTTGATCTGCCGCATGTGCCGGACGGCCTCGACGACGTTGCCGGTGCCCGCCTCACCCTTGGAGCGGATCATGGCCGCGCCCTCGGCGATCCGGCGCAGGGCCTCGCCCAGGTTGGTGGCACCGCAGACGAACGGCGTGGTGAAGGCGAACTTGTCGCTGTGATTGACCTCGTCCGCCGGAGTCAGGACCTCCGACTCGTCGATGTAGTCGACCCCGAGCGCCTGGAGTACCTGCGCCTCGACGAGGTGCCCGATCCGGGACTTGGCCATCACCGGGATCGAGACGGCTTCGATGATGCCCTCGATCATGTCCGGGTCGGACATCCGGGCCACGCCGCCGTCCTTGCGGATGTCGGCGGGCACCCGCTCCAGGGCCATCACGGCGACGGCGCCGGAGTCCTCGGCGATCTTCGCCTGCTCCGGCGTGACGACGTCCATGATCACGCCGCCCTTGAGCTGCTCGGCCATGCCCCGCTTGACGCGGGCGGTGCCGGTCTCGGGACGCTGTACGGCGGAGTCGGTGGCGGTGGACGGAGTTGACACGTTCGACCTCGCTGAAGGGGTGATGTTCGAGGGACCGCTCAGGTCCGAGGGCCACCCTCTCGAACAGGGCGGCCTGCGAAAAGGGCCAATCGCGGGGTTGTGGCCTGTACTGGCTCGCGCGGCCCGCCGACGGACCCCGACCGCACCCGGGGCCGCTGTGGCGCACCGGGCGGGCCGGTCACTCCGCAGAGGGCTCCCGGCCCGGGCCGGCGGGGAGCGGCGGTGGCTCGTCGTCCATCTCGAACGCCAGTGGGAAGGGCGCGTGACCGGCCAGCCGGAACCAGCGGACCGTACGGTGCCGCCGCAGCGCCCGGGCCGCGCGCACCGCGTCGTTGTGGAACCGCCGCGCCATCGGCACCCTGCGCGCCGCCGTGCTCAGCTCGGCGGCCGTCTCCCGGCCGCCCGGAGCCGCCCGGACGGCCTCGAACTGGGCGCTCTCGGCGAAGACGGCGCGCAGCGCCTGACTCAGCTCGCTCTCCGCGACCTCTCGCTGGTCCTCGGCGGCCTGCCGGGCACCGTGCGCGGCCTGGTGCAGCACCATGGAGGCCGCCGGATCCAGGACGCCCGCGGTGGCGAGTTCCTGGGCGATGGAGGAACGGCGCAGCAGAGCGGCGTCCAGCGCGGCCCTGGCAGCGTCGATCCGCGCGTGCAGCCGGTCCAGCCGCCCGGCGGTCCAGCTCAGATAGACGCCCACGAGCAACAGCGCGACGACGATCCAGATGACGGTGGTGAGGTTGGGCATCTCGGTTCCGGGGCTCAGTCCCGCGCGAGACCGAACCGGGCCCGCAGCCCGGTGCGCTCGTCGGGGGCGACGGACGCGGCGCCGTCCGTGACCGTCTCGTAGACGGCGAGGATGTCGGCACCGACGGTGGACCAGTCGAACCGCCGCACATGCCGCGAGCCGCGCTCACGCAGGTCGGTGCGGCGTGCGGAGTCGGCCAGGAGGCGTACGGCGGAGTCGGCCAGCGCGTCGGCCCGGCCGACCGGGAACAGCTCTCCGGCCGCTCCGCCGTCGAGCACCTGCTCGAAGGCGTCCAGGTCGCCGGCGAGCACCGGGGCACCGGCCGACATGGCCTCCACCAGGATGATCCCGAAGGACTCGCCCCCCGTGTTGGGTGCGACGTAGAGGTCCACGCTGCGCAGCAGCCGCGCCTTGTCCTCGTCACTGACCATGCCGAGGAACTCCACGCTCCCGCGCATGGCTGCCGGGAGCTGCGCGACCGCCTCCTGCTCGTCCCCCCGTCCGGCGACCAGCAGCCGGGTGCCGGGAGCCGCCTCCAGGATGGCGGGCAGCGCCTTCATCAGCACCGGCAAGCCCTTGCGCGGCTCGTCGATCCGGCCGATGAACCCGATCGTGCGGCCCTCGGGGCCGCCCTGCCACGCGGGCTCGGGTTCGGCGCGGGAGAAGAAGCCGACGTCCACCCCGTTGGGGATGGTGACCGCGTCGCCGCCCAGGTGTTCGACCAGGGTGCGGCGCGCGTACTCGCTCACCGCGATCCGGGCGCTGATCTTCTCCAGCGCCGGCTGGAGAATCGGATACGCCGCGATCATCGCCCGGGAGCGCGGGTTGGAGGTGTGGAAGGTGGCGACGATGGGACCCTGCGCCGCCCAGCACGCCAGCAGGGACAGCGAGGGCGTGGCCGGTTCGTGGATGTGCAGCACGTCGAAGCCGCCCTCGTGCAGCCAGCGGCGGACTCGGGCCGCCGACAGGAAGCCGAAGTTCAGCCGCGCCACCGAACCGTTGTACGGCACGGGCACCGCACGTCCCGCCGAGACCACGTAGGAGGGCAGCGGCGTCTCGTCGTCCGAGGGCGCCAGCACGGACACCTCGTGCCCCAGCCGGATCAGATGCTCGGCCAGGTCGCGTACATGGAACTGGACGCCGCCGGGCACATCCCACGAATAGGGGCAGACGACTCCGATTCTCATCCGCGCCCCCGTTCCGCGGCCGGTCCTAGATCGGCGAGCCAGAAGCGCTGGAGCATGTGCCAGTCCTGCGGATGCGCGGCGATCCCCGCGGCGAAGGTGTCGGCCAGCGTCTGTGTCATGGCGGCGACCCGCTCCCGGCGCCCCTCGATCGGCGGAACCGGGATCGGCTGGTGGACCCTGGCCCGCATCCTGGGCGGCGCCTCGTACCAGAGCGTCACCGGCATCAGCAGGGCACCGGTCTGCTGGGCGAGCAGTGCGGGGCCGGCGGGCATCCGGGTGGCCTCGCCGAAGAAGTCGACCTCGATCCCGGCGGCGGACAGATCGCGGTCGGCGACCAGGCAGACGAAGCCGCCCGCGCGCAGCCTGCGCGCCAGCGTGCCGAACGCGGAGGCGCCACCGTGCGGCAGCACCTCCATGCCCAGGCTCTCGCGGTAGGCGACGAACCGGTCGTAGAGGGTCGCGGGCTCCAGGCGCTCGGCGACGGTGGTGAAGGGGGTGCGGGTCGCGGTCACGGCCCAGGCACCGGCCAGGTCCCAGTTGCCCATGTGCGGCAGCGCGAGCACGACCCCGCGCCCGGCGGCGAGCCCCTCGTGGAGCAGCTCCGCGTCCTCGACCTCGACGCTGTCCAGGATGTGCCGCTCGCTGTAGGCGGGCAGCCGGAAGGACTCCATCCAGTAGCGCAGATACGAGCGCATCCCGGCGCGGGAGAGCTGCCGCAGTTCGGCCGGGGAGGCTTCCGGGACCACCCGGGCGAGGTTCGCCTCCAGCCGGGCCACGCCCTTGCCGCGACGCCGCCACGCCGTGTCCGCCAGGCTGCGGCCGAGCCCGGCGGCCGCCGGCCCGGGCAGCTTCCGGACGCCCGCCCAGCCCAGTCCGTACAGCGCGTCGGTCAGCCGGCCGCGCAGCGCGCTCAAGCGGTCCTCCCGGGTTCCTCCGCCTCGTTCTGCGCGGCGCCCTCCGCGGCGTTCCCCGCGGCGGCCTTCCGCTCCTCGGCCTCGGCGACCTCGGCGGCCTCCCGCCGTACCGTCACCACGCGCTGGCCGAGTGTGACGGCGCTGCCGACGGCGACCACCCACAGCGCGATCGGCAGCAGCACACCCATGTAGGGGACGCCGAAAGTGGCCTCGAAGCCGGACAGGCCCGCGAGCACCAGCGTGATCACCAGCCGCTCGGCGCGCTCCACCAGGCCGTTCACGTCCACCGGCAGTCCGATGCTCTCGCCGCGCGCCTTGGTGTAGGAGACGACCTGCCCGCTGGCCAGACAGAACAGGGTCACGGCACACAGCACCAGGTCGTCGCCGCGGCCCGCGTACCACAGCGCGATTCCGCCGAAGACGGCCGCGTCGGCCACCCGGTCGAGCGTGGAGTCGAGGAAGGCGCCCCAGCGGCTGGAGCGGCCGAGCTGCCGCGCCATGTTGCCGTCCACCATGTCCGAGAAGACGAACAGGGTGATGACGACGGTGCCCCAGAAGAACGCGCCCTGCGGGTAGAAGACCAGGGCTCCCGCCATCACTCCCAGCGTGCCGACCAGGGTGACGGCATCGGGGCTCACACCTCGGCGCAGCAG
It encodes the following:
- the yajC gene encoding preprotein translocase subunit YajC codes for the protein MDPIALLPFIVIIGAMFLMTRSAKKKQRQAAEMRDQMQPGTGIRTIGGMYAVVKEIREDSVLVEIEPGTHALFAKNAIGAVLSDEEFDRITNGPEGEEFDVDTVVPDDASSLTRDEDDASSDAKPDLRKKDADGDAAGEAGKQEGEESADASDEPKGADAAKADTAEAEEAKRDEDADSK
- the secD gene encoding protein translocase subunit SecD; protein product: MAAPKRGRRASGAKGRPWRSLGLILVITAGLVAGMFASGHKTPRLGIDLAGGTSITLEAKNQPGKPNAINKTNMNTAVGIIERRVNGLGVTEAEVQTQGDRHIIVNIPKGTNSKQAREQVGTTAQLAFRPVLTLAQVGKSRQPQPSSSPSPSGSGKQDKSQDQKDQKDEKEQGDQANPSSHSSDSPGQGRAVTEGLTAKTATTDKSPTPSASESGGKKSPKPTAPPQQPQQPGVPAALAKQLNALDCTTKEARAKASEKAASTKGSEPIVACDANDPIKYALGPVAVQGKNVSKAKAVFDQQRGQWIVQMSFSDKGSDQFGEITGELMKKPQPQNQFAIALDGQVQSAPTVNQKLTNNAEISGSFTQESAEELGNILSYGALPLSFEESDVTTVTAALGSDQLKAGLIAGAIGLALVIVYLVAYYRGLSLIAILSLLVSAAMTYSIMTLLGPAMSFALNLPAVCGAIVAIGITADSFIVYFERIRDEVREGRTLRPAVERAWPRARRTILVSDFVSFLAAAVLFIVSVGKVQGFAFTLGLTTALDVVVVFFFTKPIMTLLARKPFFSDGHPWSGLDPKRLGARPPLRRGRSTVSTDPKEV
- the ruvB gene encoding Holliday junction branch migration DNA helicase RuvB produces the protein MSSEERLVDAEVDGDEQAVEAALRPKQLGEFIGQPKVREQLDLVLRAARARGCTADHVLLSGAPGLGKTTLSMIIAAEMGAPIRITSGPAIQHAGDLAAILSSLQEGEVLFLDEIHRMSRPAEEMLYMAMEDFRVDVIVGKGPGATAIPLELPPFTLVGATTRAGLLPPPLRDRFGFTAHMEFYEPAELEQVVHRSAELLEVRTDPEGAVEIAGRSRGTPRIANRLLRRVRDYAQVKADGVITREVAGAALEVYEVDGRGLDRLDRAVLGSLLKLFGGGPVGLSTLAVAVGEERETVEEVAEPFLVREGLLARTPRGRVATPAAWAHLGLTPPQQSSGPVSGGPGQQGLFGA
- the secF gene encoding protein translocase subunit SecF, which translates into the protein MSRLGTLGARLYRGEVGYDFVGHRKLWYGLSILITITAIVGLVVRGLNMGIEFEGGAVFTTPKTSASVQQTTEAAERVSGHTAIVQELGDGGKRVQVATVDTKTSTKVKEELAEELKVDPEKIDAQLVGPSWGEQIANKAWQGLGIFMILVVIYLAIAFEWRMALAALIALIHDITITVGVYSLVGFEVTPGTVIGLLTILGYSLYDTVVVFDGLRESSKNVTKQTKYTYSEIANRSINGTLVRSINTTVVALLPVAGLLFIGGGMLGGGMLNDIALSLFVGLAAGAYSSIFIATPLVADFKERQPEMKALAKRVRNKRLKAAEREANEPDDEQGDDPGGEPGDGGGGGGVRPPVSVDNGRGGGPAAAGAGVGGQRRQPASRGRGRGRPSGKRR
- a CDS encoding YebC/PmpR family DNA-binding transcriptional regulator produces the protein MSGHSKWATTKHKKAVIDAKRGKLFAKLIKNIEVAARMGGADVEGNPTLYDAIQKAKKQSVPNKNIDSAVKRGAGLEAGGAEYETIMYEGYGPNGVAVLIECLTDNRNRAASDVRVAMTRNGGSMADPGSVSYLFNRKGVVIVPKGDRSEDDVLAAVLEAGVEEVNDLGENFEVISEATDLVAVRTALVEAGMDYDSAEASFVPSMQVELDEEGARKIFKLIDALDDSDDVQNVFANFDVPDDVMAKVDA
- the pdxT gene encoding pyridoxal 5'-phosphate synthase glutaminase subunit PdxT — translated: MSAPTIGVLALQGDVREHLAALRASGADPVQVRRPEELAAVDGLVIPGGESTTISKLAVTFGLMEPLRERVSRGMPAYGSCAGMIMLADKILDPRSGQETVGGIDMIVRRNAFGRQNESFEAAVDMPAVPGGPVEGVFIRAPWVESTGAAAETLASYDGHPVAVRQRHLLATAFHPELTGDQRVHALFTEMVRSAH
- a CDS encoding adenine phosphoribosyltransferase, producing MSATDSSPASPALPDPAEVRELLTSRIHDVPDYPKPGVMFKDITPLLADARAFAVLTDAFAGLAERHRATKIVGLEARGFILGAPAAVRSGIGFVPVRKSGKLPGATLSQAYDLEYGSAQIEVHASGLAEGDRVLVIDDVLATGGTAEASVELIRRTGAEVAGVAILLELGFLEGRERVERALAGAPLEVLVRV
- the ruvC gene encoding crossover junction endodeoxyribonuclease RuvC → MRVLGVDPGLTRCGVGVVDGEAGRRLTMAGVGVVRTPAEAEIPDRLVLIERGLEEWLEELRPEAVAVERVFSQHNVRTVMGTAQASAVAMLCAARRGLPVTLHTPSEVKAAVTGSGRADKTQVGAMVTRLLGLSAAPKPADAADALALAVCHIWRGPAQNRLQQALAARLQAPSARARRPQSGSPQHRTKGTVR
- the ruvA gene encoding Holliday junction branch migration protein RuvA, yielding MIASVSGPVAALGPDSAVIEVGGVGMAVQCTPGTLAGLRTGEQARLATSLVVREDSLTLYGFADEDERQTFELLQTASGVGPRLAQAMLAVHSPDALRLAVSGGDEKTLTAVPGIGKKGAQKLLLELKDRLGAPLGAVPASRAAAGAAAGWQEQLHAALVGLGYAAKEAEEAVTAVAPQAEAVVAKGAEPQVGVLLKAALQSLNRAR